A window of the Gossypium hirsutum isolate 1008001.06 chromosome A05, Gossypium_hirsutum_v2.1, whole genome shotgun sequence genome harbors these coding sequences:
- the LOC107957090 gene encoding probable carboxylesterase 16, which produces MPSITVKLYSVFFKMRLKNRLQSWIQTPPDESSNQGVRTRPEEPVSASNPSFTDGIATKDIRVDPSTALSVRIFLPESALLPSERPQPKSKAEESSLKSENNGDQGYTPSGQNCRKLPIMLQFHGGGWVSGSNDSVANDSFCQRIAKLCDAIVVAVGYRLAPESKYPAAFEDGLKVLNWLGKQSNNSTGDEPWLVAHADPSRCVLLGASCGANITDYVARRTVELGKELDPVKVVAQILMYPFFLANEPTQSEIRLANTYFYDKAICLLAWQLFLPKDEFSLEHPAANPLAPNSGPPLKLMPPTLTVVAEHDWMRDQGVAYSEELRKVNVPAPLLDYKDTVHEFATLEMLLKTPQAEACAEDICIWVKKYISLGCHEFSY; this is translated from the exons ATGCCAAGCATAACTGTAAAATTATACAGTGTATTCTTCAAGATGAGGTTGAAGAACCGTTTGCAGAGCTGGATCCAGACCCCTCCTGATGAATCCTCAAATCAAGGTGTCAGGACCCGACCCGAAGAACCCGTCTCCGCTTCCAACCCTTCTTTCACCGACGGTATCGCCACTAAAGATATCCGTGTCGACCCTTCAACTGCCCTTTCTGTTCGGATCTTCCTCCCTGAATCGGCCCTTCTCCCTTCCGAACGGCCCCAGCCGAAATCCAAGGCTGAAGAGTCGAGTCTAAAATCAGAAAATAATGGTGATCAAGGTTATACCCCATCAGGTCAAAATTGTCGAAAGTTACCGATAATGTTACAGTTTCATGGCGGCGGTTGGGTGAGTGGGAGTAATGATTCGGTTGCTAATGATTCCTTTTGCCAGAGGATAGCCAAATTATGTGATGCTATAGTGGTGGCGGTTGGTTATAGGTTGGCGCCGGAGAGTAAGTATCCGGCAGcgtttgaagatggattgaaaGTGTTGAATTGGTTAGGGAAACAATCGAATAACTCGACGGGGGATGAGCCTTGGTTGGTAGCCCATGCAGATCCCTCAAG ATGTGTTCTACTTGGGGCGAGTTGTGGAGCAAACATCACGGACTATGTTGCTCGCCGAACTGTTGAGTTAGGCAAGGAACTGGACCCTGTCAAGGTTGTAGCACAGATCCTAATGTACCCATTCTTCCTTGCAAATGAACCCACACAATCCGAAATAAGGTTGGCAAACACGTACTTCTATGACAAGGCAATCTGCTTGCTTGCATGGCAACTATTTCTTCCAAAGGATGAGTTTAGCCTGGAACACCCAGCTGCCAATCCGCTCGCCCCAAACAGTGGCCCACCTCTGAAGCTCATGCCACCGACACTGACAGTTGTAGCAGAACATGACTGGATGAGAGACCAGGGTGTTGCTTACTCAGAGGAGCTTCGCAAGGTAAATGTCCCTGCTCCTCTTCTTGACTACAAAGATACAGTCCATGAGTTCGCAACTCTTGAAATGCTTCTAAAGACCCCTCAGGCTGAGGCATGTGCTGAGGACATTTGCATTTGGGTTAAGAAGTATATCTCACTTGGATGTCACGAATTCTCTTATTAA